In a genomic window of Pseudomonas oryzihabitans:
- a CDS encoding type II toxin-antitoxin system HipA family toxin has product MKTRLRVATPSGESGALVAQDGDYLFRYQDEASAQSAISLLMPVRLDDYRRRELHPIFQMNLPEGYVLEQLRNRLAKLVSLDSMALLALTGSSSPIGRVTVASPEIDTLLERQRFPGERLSEILAWDGTEDLFVELVDRYILRAGISGVQPKLLVPEREDARFTSRTAELIIKSGRDEFPGLAINEYLCMSVAREAGIPVPEFHLSSNAKLFVMRRFDRDERLEPIGFEDMAALMGLAAEQKYSKSYSAIAKAIRLFCAPEHVRPSLAQLFATVSLSCILGNGDAHLKNFGLLYADPTQRDTCLAPAYDIVNTTAYLPEDVLALELMGNKSLFASRQGLLDFAEVCDVERPAEVIRSQLEALERVLQRSTELCSQAPGVAAAIRQSAAPFVQTFGY; this is encoded by the coding sequence ATGAAGACCCGACTGCGCGTCGCAACCCCGTCAGGCGAGAGCGGAGCGCTCGTGGCCCAGGATGGCGACTACCTATTCCGTTACCAAGATGAAGCCTCTGCGCAGTCCGCGATCAGTTTGCTGATGCCGGTGCGCCTGGATGACTATCGCCGCCGCGAGCTGCATCCGATTTTCCAGATGAATCTGCCGGAAGGCTACGTGCTGGAACAGCTAAGAAACCGGCTGGCCAAGTTGGTCTCCCTGGATTCCATGGCCCTACTGGCACTGACTGGCAGCAGCTCGCCTATTGGCCGTGTGACGGTGGCCTCTCCCGAGATCGATACACTGCTGGAGCGCCAACGCTTTCCAGGCGAACGGCTCAGCGAGATCCTCGCCTGGGATGGTACGGAAGACCTGTTCGTCGAATTGGTGGATCGCTACATCCTGCGCGCCGGTATTTCCGGCGTACAGCCCAAGCTGTTGGTGCCCGAGCGAGAGGATGCCCGCTTCACCTCAAGGACCGCCGAGCTGATCATCAAGAGCGGCCGAGACGAGTTTCCGGGCCTGGCGATCAACGAATACCTCTGCATGTCCGTCGCGCGAGAGGCGGGTATCCCGGTGCCGGAGTTCCATCTTTCCAGCAACGCCAAGCTCTTCGTCATGCGTCGTTTCGACCGCGACGAACGTCTCGAACCCATAGGTTTCGAAGACATGGCCGCGCTGATGGGCCTGGCGGCGGAGCAGAAATACAGCAAGAGCTACTCAGCCATCGCCAAGGCCATTCGCCTGTTCTGCGCGCCCGAACACGTCCGCCCCTCATTGGCCCAGCTCTTTGCCACGGTGAGCCTGAGCTGCATCCTCGGCAATGGCGATGCGCATCTGAAGAACTTCGGATTGCTCTATGCCGACCCTACCCAGCGCGATACCTGCTTGGCGCCCGCCTACGACATCGTCAACACCACCGCCTACCTTCCCGAGGATGTGCTTGCGCTGGAGTTGATGGGCAACAAGTCGCTGTTCGCCTCGCGCCAGGGTTTGCTGGATTTTGCGGAAGTCTGCGATGTGGAGCGACCGGCCGAAGTGATTCGCTCCCAGCTGGAAGCGCTGGAGCGGGTACTGCAGCGTTCGACTGAGCTTTGCAGCCAGGCGCCTGGAGTAGCAGCTGCCATTCGGCAAAGTGCCGCGCCCTTTGTGCAGACGTTCGGCTATTAG
- the rpoD gene encoding RNA polymerase sigma factor RpoD encodes MSGKAQQQSRLKELIARGREQGYLTYAEVNDHLPEDISDPEQVEDIIRMINDMGINVFETAPDADALLLAETDTDEAAAEEAAAALAAVESDVGRTTDPVRMYMREMGTVELLTREGEIEIAKRIEEGIREVMGAIAQFPGTVDYILSEYNRVTTEGGRLSDVLAGYIDPDDGSLPNESDDLPVPNKATDAKAVDDEKDDEEESDDADEEEGDGGPDPEEARLRFGAVAEQLEKTQKALKKHGRDDDRAVEEFVALAVLFSPIKLVPKQYEALVTRVREALDRVRGLERAIMQLAVRDARMPRADFLRHFPGNETNTEWTAGLLKGKPKYAEGLERFQADIQAKQAQLAELERDYELKVAQIKDINRAMSIGEAKARRAKKEMVEANLRLVISIAKKYTNRGLQFLDLIQEGNIGLMKAVDKFEYRRGYKFSTYATWWIRQAITRSIADQARTIRIPVHMIETINKLNRISRQMLQEMGREPTPEELGERMEMPEDKIRKVLKIAKEPISMETPIGDDEDSHLGDFIEDSTMQSPIEVATSESLKEATRDVLSGLTAREAKVLRMRFGIDMNTDHTLEEVGKQFDVTRERIRQIEAKALRKLRHPSRSEHLRSFLDE; translated from the coding sequence ATGTCCGGAAAAGCGCAACAGCAATCCCGTCTGAAAGAATTGATCGCCCGTGGTCGTGAGCAGGGTTACCTGACTTACGCGGAGGTCAATGACCACCTACCGGAGGATATTTCAGATCCGGAACAGGTGGAAGACATCATCCGCATGATCAATGACATGGGGATCAACGTATTCGAGACCGCGCCGGACGCTGATGCCCTGCTGCTGGCGGAGACCGATACCGACGAAGCCGCCGCCGAAGAAGCCGCCGCCGCCCTGGCCGCGGTGGAGAGCGATGTCGGCCGTACCACCGACCCGGTGCGCATGTACATGCGTGAAATGGGTACCGTGGAACTGCTGACCCGCGAAGGCGAGATCGAAATCGCCAAGCGCATCGAGGAAGGCATCCGCGAAGTCATGGGCGCCATCGCCCAGTTCCCGGGTACCGTCGACTACATCCTCAGCGAATACAACCGCGTCACCACCGAAGGCGGTCGCCTGTCCGACGTCCTGGCCGGCTACATCGATCCCGACGACGGCAGCCTGCCGAACGAGAGCGATGACCTGCCCGTCCCGAACAAGGCCACCGATGCCAAGGCCGTCGACGACGAGAAGGACGACGAGGAAGAAAGCGACGACGCCGACGAGGAAGAAGGCGACGGCGGTCCGGACCCGGAAGAAGCCCGCCTGCGCTTCGGCGCCGTGGCCGAGCAGCTGGAAAAGACCCAGAAGGCCCTGAAGAAGCACGGCCGCGATGATGATCGCGCCGTGGAAGAATTCGTCGCCCTGGCCGTGCTGTTCTCGCCGATCAAGCTGGTGCCCAAGCAGTACGAAGCCTTGGTGACCCGCGTCCGTGAAGCCCTGGACCGCGTCCGTGGCCTCGAACGCGCCATCATGCAGCTGGCCGTGCGCGATGCGCGCATGCCGCGTGCCGATTTCCTGCGCCACTTCCCCGGCAACGAGACCAACACCGAGTGGACCGCCGGCCTGCTCAAGGGCAAGCCCAAGTACGCCGAAGGTCTCGAGCGCTTCCAGGCCGACATCCAGGCCAAGCAGGCTCAACTGGCCGAGCTGGAGCGTGACTACGAGCTGAAAGTCGCCCAGATCAAGGACATCAACCGCGCCATGTCCATCGGCGAGGCCAAGGCCCGCCGCGCCAAGAAGGAAATGGTCGAGGCCAACCTGCGTCTGGTGATCTCCATCGCCAAGAAGTACACCAACCGCGGTCTGCAATTCCTCGATCTGATCCAGGAAGGCAACATCGGTCTAATGAAGGCGGTGGACAAGTTCGAATACCGCCGTGGCTACAAGTTCTCCACCTACGCCACCTGGTGGATTCGCCAGGCCATCACCCGCTCCATCGCCGACCAGGCGCGCACCATCCGGATTCCGGTGCACATGATCGAGACGATCAACAAGCTGAACCGGATCTCCCGCCAGATGCTGCAGGAGATGGGCCGCGAGCCGACCCCGGAAGAGCTGGGCGAGCGCATGGAGATGCCCGAGGACAAGATCCGCAAGGTGCTCAAGATCGCCAAGGAACCGATCTCCATGGAGACGCCCATCGGCGACGACGAGGATTCGCACCTGGGCGACTTCATCGAAGACAGCACCATGCAGTCCCCGATCGAAGTGGCCACCAGCGAAAGCCTCAAGGAAGCCACCCGCGACGTGCTCTCCGGCCTCACCGCCCGTGAAGCCAAGGTCCTGCGCATGAGATTCGGCATCGACATGAACACCGACCACACCCTCGAGGAAGTGGGCAAGCAGTTCGACGTCACCCGCGAGCGTATCCGCCAGATCGAAGCCAAGGCCCTGCGCAAGCTGCGCCACCCCTCCCGCAGCGAACACCTGCGCTCCTTCCTCGACGAGTAA
- the tsaD gene encoding tRNA (adenosine(37)-N6)-threonylcarbamoyltransferase complex transferase subunit TsaD, with protein sequence MRVLGLETSCDETGVALYDSERGLLADALFSQIDLHRVYGGVVPELASRDHVKRMLPLIREVLDAAGSRPDEVDAIAYTAGPGLVGALLVGAACAQALALAWGVPALGVHHMEGHLLAPMLEETPPQFPFVALLVSGGHTQLVQVDGIGRYTVLGESLDDAAGEAFDKTAKLLGLSYPGGPEIARLAERGVPGRFVFPRPMTDRPGLEFSFSGLKTFTLTTWQRCQAAGDDSEQTRCDIALAFQTAVVETLAIKCKRALKQAGLKSLVIAGGVSANRALRETLEQMLGELGGHVFYARPRFCTDNGAMIAYAGCQRLLAGQQEGPAIAVKARWPMEQLAAL encoded by the coding sequence ATGCGTGTTCTGGGACTGGAAACGTCCTGCGATGAAACCGGCGTCGCGCTCTATGACAGCGAACGTGGCCTGCTGGCCGATGCGCTGTTCAGCCAGATCGATCTGCACCGCGTCTATGGCGGCGTGGTGCCGGAGCTGGCCTCGCGCGATCACGTCAAACGCATGCTGCCCTTGATCCGCGAAGTGCTGGACGCGGCGGGCAGCCGTCCCGACGAAGTGGACGCCATCGCTTACACCGCCGGTCCCGGTCTGGTCGGCGCCCTGTTGGTGGGCGCGGCCTGCGCCCAGGCGCTGGCCCTGGCCTGGGGCGTGCCGGCCCTGGGTGTACACCATATGGAAGGCCATCTGCTGGCGCCCATGCTCGAAGAGACGCCGCCGCAGTTTCCCTTCGTCGCCCTGCTGGTTTCCGGCGGCCATACCCAGCTGGTGCAGGTCGATGGCATCGGCCGCTACACCGTGCTGGGCGAGTCCCTGGACGATGCCGCTGGCGAGGCCTTCGACAAGACCGCCAAGTTGCTGGGCCTGAGCTATCCGGGCGGACCGGAAATAGCCCGCCTGGCTGAGCGCGGCGTGCCGGGTCGCTTCGTCTTCCCGCGCCCCATGACCGACCGGCCAGGGCTGGAATTCAGCTTCAGCGGTCTGAAGACCTTCACCCTCACCACCTGGCAGCGCTGCCAGGCGGCCGGGGACGACAGCGAGCAGACCCGTTGCGATATCGCCCTGGCCTTCCAGACGGCGGTGGTCGAGACCCTGGCGATCAAGTGCAAGAGAGCCTTGAAGCAGGCCGGTCTCAAGTCGCTGGTGATCGCCGGCGGCGTCAGCGCCAACCGCGCGCTGCGCGAGACGCTGGAACAGATGCTCGGCGAGCTGGGCGGCCATGTCTTCTATGCCCGCCCGCGTTTCTGTACCGACAACGGCGCCATGATCGCCTACGCCGGTTGCCAGCGGCTGCTGGCCGGTCAGCAGGAAGGCCCGGCCATCGCCGTCAAGGCGCGCTGGCCCATGGAGCAGTTGGCGGCGCTCTGA
- a CDS encoding helix-turn-helix transcriptional regulator — MDSELIGQRLGSQLRQRRLNRGLTQANLAELAGLTRQKIIAVERGDPRVGMAAYARALAALDCELAVVPAALPTLDEIQGVFD, encoded by the coding sequence ATGGATAGCGAGCTGATCGGCCAGCGTCTCGGCAGCCAACTCCGCCAGCGACGCCTCAATCGAGGCCTGACCCAAGCGAACCTTGCCGAGCTGGCAGGGCTTACCCGCCAGAAAATCATTGCCGTGGAGCGAGGAGACCCTCGCGTCGGTATGGCAGCCTATGCACGAGCACTCGCAGCCTTGGACTGCGAGCTGGCGGTAGTCCCCGCCGCGTTGCCGACACTGGACGAGATCCAGGGGGTGTTCGACTGA
- the plsY gene encoding glycerol-3-phosphate 1-O-acyltransferase PlsY — MFWLLLLLAYLLGSLSFAVLLSRLFGTRDPRHDGSGNPGASNMLRLAGRKLALLTLAGDLAKSLIPVLIAHQLGFAPLQQAWIGLAAVVGHLYPLYFHFRGGKGVATAAGLLLGLYPPAALLGLLLWAAVFASLRIASLASLVAVLGILPLFAWQRPDLLAPMLLLAVLILIRHRHNLRALRQGTERHF; from the coding sequence ATGTTCTGGCTGCTGCTCCTGCTGGCCTATCTGCTGGGCTCGCTGTCCTTCGCCGTGTTACTCAGTCGCCTGTTCGGCACCCGTGATCCGCGTCACGATGGCTCCGGCAATCCCGGCGCCAGCAACATGTTGCGTCTGGCTGGACGCAAGCTGGCGCTGCTGACCCTGGCCGGCGACCTCGCCAAGAGCCTTATTCCGGTGCTCATCGCCCACCAGTTGGGGTTCGCGCCCCTGCAGCAGGCCTGGATCGGCCTTGCCGCCGTGGTCGGCCACCTCTATCCCCTGTACTTTCATTTCAGGGGCGGCAAGGGCGTCGCCACCGCGGCCGGTCTGCTCTTGGGCCTCTATCCGCCTGCCGCCCTGCTGGGGCTGCTGCTCTGGGCCGCGGTGTTCGCCAGCCTGCGCATCGCCTCTTTGGCCTCCCTGGTCGCCGTGCTGGGCATCCTGCCGCTGTTCGCCTGGCAGCGCCCGGACCTGCTGGCACCGATGCTACTGCTCGCCGTCCTGATCCTGATCCGCCATAGACACAACCTGCGCGCCCTGCGCCAGGGTACCGAGCGTCATTTTTGA
- a CDS encoding tetratricopeptide repeat protein, producing the protein MSYLLDAKMLEYCLESITSRNEMHDFEIFCRKLCERMICPNLKPSTGPEGGGDSKADAETYPVAEEIAEHTYIGNVAAGQERWAFAFSAKKKWAEKVRNDVAGIVATQRGYKKIICVTAQFAPAKKRAQLEDELSRLYGVIVTILDRSWIVDKVIDHDHRDLAYHYLHVGQEVADSRRLGPSDYSRNQQLEDLEQALARPDEFEGMEMQRATEALVAAKLSRNLERPRTETDGRFERAIRLAARYGSHRQKLEAHYEKLWTAFWWFDDIALMNEGYEAFEQLVLDTDHAKNLELLCNLAQLLFNSVIHQHLTAKEAQLVERVRRLRERLTLMAAELERPNHALEARTSILVLDVNRAALADDQQLLAELWPQFSDLLRQARGLGEFSAERLTNLIEVFGNVAGNDPGYAALVDEMALFVTERTGEGQGALVLLNRARQLDFKDNFEMIRLLGKAVRQLTKKEYSEAMIEASQLLALAYRSAGLLWAARASCIFSLASMFIAAEEDHDLPASIVPTLMIFVWITVELRHLPDLLEAVRLVQGCANGLPLDDESQGRVQKRLGELDLILTCQLVNLDENSLRRITQLPEVLERLGLIHSRNALLYVLGHEAKLREEGTIPKQETPEQVAELFSQIASQPAGTKSDYPMIFNEGVSQYLVSRVQGMLVSIQHPCTETSIPLAEVILGIIEALFATALQLRVAAHTEYFKVTVQEVDQSAEPAFYVNEEDMTASVAWPTGLAVSSYARTQEIQQTLIQLAVTIFAATCHVPDLETTLDQLFKSEAVLDRIAMIVAVGNSRQRLFSRSFSTITAWSDMANAEFALESTRPVIKRAPLRGHSDEVVGEGEGTLMSSGSVSDHRQLGVRSLIDVHLWNQAGWRGVVVADLAPNAPPALALMFTDAGAARKIFARWRERLGSVDRNDEIYVAVVQGISREYPAHYRLLITSTPPEAEEPLDRKAHMVVSRMQTMEASSDANLLRFLAAYQRAGAYLLLPAVLNSGQPELLFETAILKRKLVVRSAADVGKNDLEVMALGLQLYHERFGDSGAGDDWVG; encoded by the coding sequence GTGTCCTACCTGCTGGACGCCAAGATGCTTGAGTACTGTCTGGAAAGCATTACCTCGCGTAATGAGATGCATGACTTCGAGATATTCTGTCGAAAATTGTGCGAACGGATGATCTGCCCCAACCTCAAGCCATCCACAGGGCCTGAAGGAGGAGGTGATAGTAAAGCGGATGCAGAGACCTATCCTGTTGCCGAGGAAATCGCCGAGCATACCTACATTGGCAATGTTGCGGCTGGCCAGGAGCGTTGGGCCTTCGCATTCAGCGCGAAAAAAAAATGGGCGGAAAAGGTACGCAATGATGTCGCTGGAATCGTTGCAACTCAGCGCGGATATAAGAAAATTATCTGCGTAACGGCACAATTTGCGCCTGCCAAGAAGCGTGCGCAATTGGAGGATGAGCTCTCAAGGCTGTACGGCGTCATCGTCACGATCCTGGACCGTAGTTGGATCGTTGATAAGGTCATTGATCATGATCATAGAGACTTGGCCTACCACTATCTGCATGTCGGGCAGGAGGTGGCCGATAGTCGCCGCCTGGGGCCGTCCGACTACTCGCGTAACCAGCAATTAGAAGACCTTGAGCAGGCGCTCGCACGTCCCGATGAGTTCGAGGGAATGGAGATGCAACGAGCGACGGAAGCGCTCGTAGCTGCCAAATTGTCACGTAACCTGGAGCGGCCTCGGACCGAAACAGATGGTCGGTTCGAAAGAGCCATCCGCCTGGCTGCACGCTACGGCAGTCACCGTCAGAAGCTTGAGGCTCACTACGAAAAGCTCTGGACTGCCTTTTGGTGGTTCGATGATATAGCTTTGATGAATGAGGGGTACGAGGCATTCGAGCAGTTGGTTCTGGATACCGACCATGCCAAGAACCTTGAGCTGCTTTGCAATTTGGCTCAGTTGCTTTTCAACTCAGTAATTCATCAACACCTGACAGCTAAGGAGGCTCAGCTCGTTGAGCGTGTTCGTCGTCTACGCGAAAGATTGACCTTGATGGCGGCGGAGCTAGAGCGACCGAATCACGCTTTGGAAGCGAGGACATCAATACTTGTCCTCGACGTCAATCGAGCCGCATTGGCTGATGACCAGCAACTATTAGCTGAGCTCTGGCCGCAGTTCTCAGATTTACTCCGACAAGCGCGAGGTCTAGGCGAGTTTTCCGCGGAGCGGTTAACGAACTTGATCGAGGTTTTCGGCAATGTCGCAGGCAATGACCCAGGCTATGCTGCGCTGGTAGATGAAATGGCCTTGTTCGTGACAGAGCGTACGGGCGAGGGGCAGGGGGCTCTGGTGCTTTTGAATCGGGCAAGGCAGCTCGATTTTAAGGATAATTTCGAGATGATAAGGCTGCTAGGTAAGGCAGTCCGACAATTGACAAAGAAAGAGTACTCCGAGGCCATGATTGAAGCATCACAGCTTCTCGCCTTGGCATATCGCAGTGCGGGGCTTCTATGGGCAGCACGCGCCAGTTGCATCTTTTCGCTTGCATCGATGTTTATTGCTGCTGAAGAAGACCATGATCTTCCCGCGTCGATTGTTCCGACATTAATGATCTTCGTCTGGATAACTGTCGAACTCCGCCATCTACCCGATCTACTGGAGGCCGTCCGCCTGGTACAAGGTTGCGCAAATGGACTACCGCTCGATGATGAGTCTCAGGGTAGAGTCCAGAAACGCTTGGGGGAGTTGGATCTGATTCTAACCTGCCAACTCGTTAACTTAGATGAGAATAGTCTCCGGCGAATTACTCAACTACCAGAAGTGTTGGAGCGGTTGGGTTTGATACATAGTCGTAATGCTCTGCTCTATGTTCTTGGCCACGAGGCGAAGCTACGAGAGGAAGGAACCATTCCTAAACAGGAGACGCCTGAGCAGGTTGCTGAACTTTTCTCCCAGATTGCCAGTCAGCCGGCTGGAACCAAATCGGATTACCCCATGATTTTCAATGAGGGGGTATCGCAGTATCTCGTCTCCCGGGTGCAGGGCATGCTGGTTTCGATTCAACATCCATGCACTGAGACATCGATTCCTCTGGCAGAGGTCATCTTAGGCATTATTGAGGCTCTTTTTGCCACCGCTCTCCAGCTTAGAGTTGCAGCTCACACCGAGTATTTCAAAGTTACCGTTCAGGAGGTTGACCAGAGTGCGGAGCCTGCATTCTATGTAAATGAGGAGGACATGACTGCTTCGGTGGCATGGCCTACCGGGCTGGCGGTGAGCTCGTACGCGAGAACGCAAGAAATTCAGCAGACGTTGATCCAACTGGCGGTCACCATCTTTGCCGCGACTTGCCATGTTCCTGATTTAGAGACCACCCTTGATCAGTTGTTCAAGAGCGAAGCAGTGCTGGATCGGATTGCCATGATCGTTGCGGTCGGCAACAGCCGGCAGCGTCTATTCAGCCGGTCCTTTTCTACTATCACTGCGTGGTCTGATATGGCCAATGCGGAGTTTGCTCTTGAGTCCACACGGCCTGTGATCAAGCGTGCTCCCCTAAGGGGGCATAGTGATGAAGTCGTCGGGGAAGGTGAGGGCACCCTGATGTCGTCCGGCTCGGTGAGTGATCATCGTCAACTAGGTGTGCGGTCGCTCATTGATGTCCATCTTTGGAATCAGGCTGGCTGGCGAGGTGTTGTCGTTGCTGACTTGGCTCCTAATGCCCCGCCAGCTTTGGCGCTGATGTTCACAGACGCGGGAGCTGCCAGAAAAATCTTTGCACGCTGGCGTGAGCGCCTAGGTAGTGTCGATCGTAATGATGAAATCTATGTAGCGGTAGTGCAGGGCATCTCTCGGGAATATCCAGCTCATTACCGGCTCCTCATTACGTCGACCCCTCCTGAGGCGGAGGAACCGTTGGATCGGAAGGCACATATGGTGGTTTCGCGTATGCAGACTATGGAAGCTTCCAGCGACGCCAATTTGCTGCGATTCTTGGCCGCTTACCAGCGGGCGGGCGCCTATCTTCTTCTTCCAGCCGTGCTCAATTCTGGGCAGCCAGAGCTTCTTTTTGAGACGGCGATCCTGAAGAGAAAGCTAGTAGTCAGATCCGCTGCGGATGTCGGGAAGAATGATTTGGAGGTAATGGCGCTCGGTTTGCAGTTATACCACGAGCGGTTTGGAGATTCTGGGGCGGGTGATGATTGGGTGGGCTAA
- the folB gene encoding dihydroneopterin aldolase: MDKVFIEGLEVDTVIGVYDWERDIRQCLRIDLTMGWDIRAAAENDELEHTLNYAAVAERITTFAHETSFELVETFAERLAALLQAEFALPWLRLRITKPGAVPTARGVGVEIERGQA, translated from the coding sequence GTGGACAAGGTTTTCATCGAAGGACTCGAGGTCGACACCGTGATAGGGGTTTACGACTGGGAGCGTGACATCCGCCAATGCCTGCGCATCGATCTCACCATGGGCTGGGACATCCGTGCCGCTGCCGAGAACGACGAACTCGAGCACACCCTGAACTACGCAGCAGTGGCCGAGCGCATCACCACCTTCGCCCATGAGACGTCTTTCGAACTGGTCGAAACCTTTGCCGAGCGCCTGGCTGCGTTGCTACAGGCGGAATTCGCCCTGCCTTGGCTACGCCTGCGCATCACCAAGCCCGGCGCGGTGCCGACCGCCCGCGGCGTGGGCGTGGAAATCGAGCGGGGGCAGGCGTGA
- the rpsU gene encoding 30S ribosomal protein S21 produces the protein MPNVKVKENEPFDVALRRFKRSCEKAGVLAEVRSREFYEKPTAERKRKAAAAVKRHAKKVQREQRRRERLY, from the coding sequence ATGCCCAACGTCAAAGTCAAAGAAAACGAACCCTTCGACGTAGCGCTGCGTCGTTTCAAGCGTTCTTGCGAGAAGGCCGGTGTACTGGCCGAAGTTCGTAGCCGCGAGTTCTACGAAAAGCCCACCGCCGAGCGCAAGCGTAAAGCTGCCGCCGCGGTCAAGCGCCACGCCAAGAAAGTACAGCGCGAGCAGCGCCGTCGCGAGCGCCTGTACTGA
- the dnaG gene encoding DNA primase — translation MAGLIPQGFIDDLLNRTDIVEVVGARVKLKKAGKNWMACCPFHNEKTPSFSVSPDKQFYYCFGCGAGGNALGFIMDHDNLEFPEAVEELAKRAGVDVPREESGGRRKPRQPTDSPLYPLLAAAAEYYRLALRNHPKRQAAVDYLKKRGLTGEIARDFGLGFAPPGWDNLGKHLGGDDLQQKAMLDAGLLVENAESGKRYDRFRDRVIFPIRDSRGRVIAFGGRVLGDDKPKYLNSPETPVFHKGQELYGLFEARKHNRDLDEILVVEGYMDVIALAQQGIRNAVATLGTATSEEHIKRLFRIVPSILFCFDGDQAGRSAAWRALESALPVLKDGFRVRFLFLPEGEDPDSLVRAEGADAFQARFVQQAQPLAEYFFQQLMIEADPATLEGKAHLATLAAPLIEKIPGNNLRLLMRQRLSELTGLGNDALSQLAPPAPGPAKDAPPMDYGDYAYAQAEEAPAPQQWTPRREGKGGRDGKGWKKDFNGKGGGERIPRQPPVKVETPVLAALRSLLHHPTLAQAVQDARNLAEESDQYAQLLVALVEALQKKPGQSTLQLIARWHGTEQGRLLRALAEKEWLIAGDNLEQQFFDTITRLAASQRDRSLEQLLRKARQSELSSEDKDRLRELLSRPTGTVT, via the coding sequence ATGGCCGGACTCATCCCGCAAGGCTTCATCGACGACCTGCTCAATCGCACCGACATCGTCGAAGTGGTGGGCGCGCGGGTGAAGCTCAAGAAGGCCGGCAAGAACTGGATGGCCTGCTGTCCCTTCCATAACGAGAAGACGCCCTCCTTCAGCGTCAGCCCCGACAAGCAGTTCTACTACTGCTTCGGCTGCGGCGCCGGCGGCAACGCCCTGGGCTTCATCATGGACCACGACAACCTCGAGTTTCCCGAGGCGGTCGAGGAACTGGCCAAGCGCGCCGGCGTGGACGTGCCACGGGAAGAAAGCGGCGGTCGGCGCAAGCCGCGGCAACCCACGGATTCCCCGCTCTACCCGCTGCTGGCCGCCGCTGCCGAATACTATCGCCTGGCGCTGCGCAACCATCCCAAGCGCCAGGCCGCGGTGGACTACCTGAAGAAACGCGGCCTCACCGGCGAGATCGCCCGCGATTTCGGCCTGGGCTTCGCCCCGCCGGGGTGGGACAACCTGGGCAAGCACCTGGGCGGCGATGACCTGCAGCAGAAAGCCATGCTCGATGCCGGCCTGCTGGTGGAGAACGCCGAGAGCGGCAAGAGATACGACCGCTTCCGCGACCGGGTGATCTTCCCGATCCGCGACAGCCGCGGCCGGGTCATCGCCTTCGGCGGTCGGGTACTGGGCGACGACAAGCCCAAGTACCTCAACTCGCCGGAAACCCCGGTATTCCACAAGGGCCAGGAACTCTACGGCCTGTTCGAGGCGCGCAAGCACAACCGCGACCTGGACGAGATCCTCGTCGTGGAAGGCTACATGGACGTCATCGCCTTGGCCCAGCAAGGCATCCGCAATGCCGTGGCCACCCTGGGCACCGCCACCAGCGAAGAGCACATCAAGCGGCTGTTCCGCATCGTACCGAGCATCCTGTTCTGCTTCGATGGCGACCAGGCCGGCCGCAGCGCCGCCTGGCGCGCCCTGGAATCGGCGCTGCCGGTGCTCAAGGACGGCTTCCGCGTGCGCTTCCTGTTCCTGCCCGAAGGCGAAGACCCGGATAGCCTGGTGCGTGCCGAGGGCGCGGATGCCTTCCAGGCCCGCTTCGTCCAGCAAGCCCAGCCGCTGGCCGAGTATTTCTTCCAGCAGCTGATGATCGAGGCCGACCCGGCCACCCTGGAAGGCAAGGCGCACCTGGCTACCCTGGCGGCGCCGCTGATCGAGAAGATTCCCGGCAACAACCTGCGCCTACTGATGCGTCAGCGCCTGAGTGAACTCACCGGCCTGGGTAACGACGCCCTGAGCCAGCTAGCACCGCCCGCTCCCGGGCCGGCGAAGGACGCCCCGCCGATGGACTATGGCGACTACGCCTATGCCCAGGCCGAGGAAGCCCCGGCGCCGCAGCAATGGACGCCACGCCGTGAGGGCAAAGGCGGGCGCGACGGCAAGGGCTGGAAAAAGGACTTCAATGGCAAGGGCGGCGGCGAACGTATCCCGCGCCAACCGCCGGTCAAGGTGGAGACCCCGGTACTGGCGGCGCTACGCAGCCTGTTGCATCACCCGACCCTGGCCCAAGCGGTGCAGGATGCCCGCAACCTCGCCGAGGAAAGCGATCAGTACGCCCAGCTGCTGGTCGCCCTGGTCGAGGCGTTGCAGAAGAAACCGGGGCAGAGCACCCTGCAACTCATCGCTCGCTGGCACGGCACCGAACAGGGACGCCTTTTGCGCGCCCTGGCGGAAAAAGAATGGTTGATTGCCGGCGACAACCTTGAACAACAGTTTTTCGACACCATAACGAGGTTAGCCGCCAGCCAGCGTGATCGCTCGCTGGAGCAACTCCTACGCAAGGCGCGACAGAGCGAACTGAGCTCCGAAGACAAGGACCGCCTACGCGAACTCCTCAGCCGTCCGACGGGCACCGTGACCTAA